In one window of Stigmatopora argus isolate UIUO_Sarg chromosome 19, RoL_Sarg_1.0, whole genome shotgun sequence DNA:
- the LOC144064479 gene encoding arf-GAP with SH3 domain, ANK repeat and PH domain-containing protein 2-like yields the protein MADLLSVPEFIRECNDDYAAPTTSSFSSRMTHCRNAVAALEEVLDVERSVLSKLKKALKSVYTSGLSHVEHEGQYVSAMEKLGETSACGEDAALGAAFLKFAVFSKELTALFKNLIQNMNNIISFPLESLLKGDLRGVKGDLKKPFDKSWKDYESKLSKLEKEKREHAKQHGMIRTEFSGGEIAEEMERERRAFQLNMCEYLLKVNDIKVKKGGEFVENLVKYFHAQCNFFQDGLAAVESLKPSVEKMATELTAIKQSQDAERKQLSRLRDVLKSSLRSEGKEEAPAKRNQGYSLHQLQGNKAHGTERSGVLAKRSEGLRKVWQKRKCSVRNGFLNICHATPNRAPAKLNLLTCQVKKDAEDKRNFDLFSHDRTYHFQAEDEAECQIWVWVLQNSKEEALDKAFRGDRQEGDNIVQELTGQIVAEVKNMAGNRFCCDCGAPAPSWLSTNLGVLICIECSGIHREIGVHYSRIQSLDLDVLGTSELLLAKNIGNAAFNAVMEAQLSGPKPEPTSDMQSRKDYITRKYVEKALVRRRCGDGADRLRALYRAALDRDVLALLQVYAEGADLAEPLPQPNPHEAGETVLHLAVRTVDRNSLHVVDFLAQNSANLDVRTSRGSTALHYCCLTDNAECLKLLLKGKASVAVADDSGETPLDVARRLGRAQCEDLLTQAQAGKFNAHVHVEYEWRLRNDDLDESEDELEDKPIPARREERDRPVSCFVGAHPAPPPPPPPSRQRVQIPSVIISNETYGAVLVPGPDPPLPSMETVGRQRSSSDPLALNAPDRNTSVYVLPAAPPPPANHRVRSAPSYPPPLPPGPPLNHKVPRSGPESPGRSDKEAPQRSPLRRTARRGSVRSPESSEPPTPKPRTAFSASRPKRVRAIYRCSADNPDELTFEEGEVIVVEGEEDSEWWVGHVEAEPTRRGVFPVTFVHFISE from the exons ATGGCGGATCTTCTCAGCGTCCCCGAGTTCATCCGCGAGTGCAACGACGACTACGCGGCGCCCACCACCTCCAGCTTCTCCTCGCGCATGACGCACTGCAGGAACGCCGTGGCCGCCCTGGAGGAG GTCCTGGACGTGGAGCGCTCTGTTCTTTCCAAGTTGAAGAAGGCGCTCAAGTCCGTCTACACGTCGGGCCTGA GCCACGTGGAGCACGAGGGCCAGTACGTGTCGGCCATGGAGAAGCTGGGCGAGACGTCCGCGTGCGGCGAGGACGCGGCGCTGGGCGCCGCCTTCCTCAAGTTTGCCGTTTTCAGCAAAGAGTTGACGGCACTCTTCAAGAACCTG ATCCAAAATATGAACAACATCATCTCCTTCCCGCTGGAGTCGCTGCTCAAGGGAGACCTGCGCGGCGTCAAGGGG gacCTGAAGAAGCCCTTCGACAAATCCTGGAAGGATTACGAGAGCAAACT CTCCAAACTGGAAAAGGAGAAGCGTGAGCACGCCAAGCAGCACGGCATGATCCGCACCGAGTTCAGCGGCGGCGAGATCGCCGAGGAGATGGAGAGGGAACGCCGGGCCTTTCAGCTCAACATGTGCGAG TACCTGCTCAAGGTCAACGACATCAAAGTCAAGAAGGGCGGCGAATTCGTGGAGAACCTGGTCAAGTATTTCCACGCGCAGTGCAA TTTTTTTCAGGACGGTCTGGCGGCCGTGGAGAGCCTCAAGCCGTCGGTGGAGAAGATGGCCACCGAGCTGACGGCG ATCAAGCAGTCTCAGGACGCCGAGAGGAAACAGCTGAGCCGACTCCGCGACGTCCTCAAGTCGTCCTTGCGCTCGGAGGGGAAAGAG GAGGCCCCGGCCAAGAGGAACCAAGGATATAGCTTGCACCAGCTGCAGGGCAACAAGGCGCACGGCACCGAACGCTCTGGCGTTTTGGCCAAGCGGAGCGAGGG GCTGAGGAAGGTCTGGCAGAAGAGGAAGTGCTCGGTGAGGAACGGCTTTCTGAACATCTGCCACGCCACG CCCAATCGAGCGCCGGCCAAACTCAACCTGCTCACCTGCCAAGTCAAGAAGGACGCTGAAGACAAGAGGAACTTTGACCTCTTCTCGC ACGATCGGACGTACCACTTCCAGGCCGAGGACGAGGCCGAGTGCCAGAT CTGGGTGTGGGTCCTTCAGAACAGCAAAGAAGAGGCCCTGGACAAAGCCTTCCGAGGCGACCGGCAAGAAGGCGACAACATCGTGCAGGAGCTGACGGGGCAAATCGTGGCCGAGGTCAAGAACATGGCCGGAAACCGCTTCTGCTGCGACTGCGGCGCTCCGG CGCCCTCCTGGCTCTCCACCAACTTGGGCGTGCTCATCTGCATCGAGTGCTCGGGGATCCACCGAGAAATTGGCGTGCACTACTCCCGGATCCAGAGCCTGGACCTGGACGTGCTGGGGACCTCCGAGCTGCTG CTGGCCAAGAACATTGGGAACGCCGCCTTCAACGCCGTCATGGAAGCCCAGCTTTCCGGACCCAAGCCGGAGCCCACCAGCGACAT GCAGAGCCGGAAGGATTACATCACCCGCAAGTACGTGGAGAAGGCGCTGGTCCGCCGCCGCTGCGGCGACGGCGCCGACCGGCTGCGGGCGCTCTACCGGGCGGCGCTGGACCGCGACGTCCTGGCCCTGCTGCAGGTCTACGCCGAGGGGGCGGACTTGGCCGAGCCCCTCCCGCAGCCCAACCCGCAC GAAGCGGGCGAGACCGTCCTGCACTTGGCCGTCCGCACGGTGGACCGGAACTCGCTCCACGTGGTGGACTTCCTGGCGCAGAACAG CGCCAATCTGGACGTGCGGACATCTCGGGGCAGCACGGCGCTGCATTACTGCTGCTTGACGGACAACGCCGAGTGCCTCAAACTTCTGCTGAAAGGGAAAGCTTCCGTGGCCGTGG CCGACGACTCCGGAGAGACACCGCTGGACGTGGCCCGAAGACTCGGACGGGCGCAGTGCGAGGACCTG CTGACTCAGGCGCAAGCGGGAAAGTTCAACGCCCACGTGCACGTGGAGTACGAGTGGCGTCTCCGCAACGACGACCTGGACGAGAGCGAGGACGAGCTGGAGGACAAG CCCATCCCGGCCCGCCGAGAAGAGCGCGACCGTCCCGTCAGCTGCTTCGTGGGCGCTCATCCtgctccgccgccgccgccgccaccttcCAGGCAACGCGTGCAGATTCCCAGCGTGATAATCAGCAACGAGACCTACGGCGCCGTTCTGGTGCCCGGCCCCGATCCCCCTCTGCCGAGCATGGAAACGGTGGGAAGGCAGAGGTCTTCGTCGGACCCTCTGGCGCTGAACGCTCCCGACAGAAACACCTCGGTGTACG TTCTCCCCGCGGCTCCACCtcccccggccaatcacagggtcCGGAGCGCCCCCTCCTACCCGCCTCCTCTACCGCCGGGTCCGCCTCTTAACCACAAAGTACCTCGCTCGGGACCCGAATCGCCCGGCAG ATCAGACAAAGAAGCCCCGCAAAGGTCACCTCTAAGAAGGACGGCGAGACGAGGTTCCGTCCGCTCCCCCGAGAGCTCGGAGCCCCCGACGCCCAAACCCAGGACGGCGTTCAGC GCGTCCAGGCCCAAACGGGTGCGGGCCATCTACAGGTGCTCCGCCGACAACCCCGACGAGCTGACGTTCGAGGAGGGCGAGGTCATCGTGGTGGAGGGCGAGGAGGACAGCGAGTGGTGG GTGGGCCACGTGGAGGCGGAGCCCACCCGGCGAGGAGTCTTTCCCGTCACCTTCGTACATTTCATCAGCGAGTGA
- the LOC144064485 gene encoding complement C1q tumor necrosis factor-related protein 3-like → MTYRWAVVALLLCAPLALWAQQVASDQQVAFSVALKADDDHQENYGPYNSPTTLLFKRVVTNVGGGYDIDTGIFTAPVKGLYFVTFTGASPESGRMNAAVMKNGVNMFAIFDNKNKASSATNGMALELNAGDKVSVTLWANMVVYDQSRLTTFSGFLIAPLP, encoded by the exons ATGACGTACCGGTGGGCCGTTGTCGCGTTGCTCCTGTGCGCCCCGCTGGCGCTCTGGGCTCAACAAGTGGCAA GCGACCAGCAGGTGGCGTTCTCGGTGGCGCTGAAGGCCGACGACGACCACCAGGAAAACTACGGCCCTTACAACTCGCCCACCACTCTGCTCTTCAAACGAGTGGTGACCAACGTGGGGGGCGGCTACGACATCGACACGG GCATCTTCACGGCCCCCGTCAAGGGTCTCTACTTCGTCACCTTCACCGGCGCCTCCCCGGAAAGCGGTCGCATGAACGCGGCGGTGATGAAGAACGGCGTCAACATGTTCGCCATCTTCGACAACAAGAACAAGGCCAGCAGCGCCACCAACGGCATGGCGCTGGAACTCAACGCCGGGGACAAGGTGTCGGTGACCCTGTGGGCCAACATGGTGGTCTACGACCAGAGCCGACTCACCACCTTCAGCGGCTTCCTCATCGCCCCCCTGCCCTAG
- the LOC144064482 gene encoding C-1-tetrahydrofolate synthase, cytoplasmic-like isoform X2, which translates to MLTLGRHLTSGRGLGGRRAVATVVSGLQTSKMLRERLKREVEDLRAAKVVPGLMVLQVGNREDSNLYISSKLKAAAEVGIEAWHVRLPDTVTQDELLRTVASVNADPAVHGLIVQLPLDCVEPVDVEKVTDAVSPLKDVDGLTCVNAGKLSRGDLSRCFVPCTPNGCMELIARTGVSVAGKHAVVIGRSKIVGAPMRDLLLWNHATVTTCHSKTPDLPRQVGMADILVVGAGRAEMVRGDWLKEGSVVIDCGINYVLDESKPSGKRVVGDVHYASAYQRAGFITPVPGGVGPMTVAMLMQNTVLSARRELAAGR; encoded by the exons ATGTTGACGCTGGGGCGCCACCTGACCTCTGGCCGTGGCCTGGGAGGGAGACGCGCCGTGGCCACCGTGGTCTCCGGGCTGCAGACTTCCAA GATGCTGAGAGAGCGGCTGAAGCGAGAGGTGGAGGACCTGAGGGCGGCCAAGGTGGTCCCCGGTCTGATGGTTTTGCAG GTGGGGAACCGGGAGGATTCCAACTTGTACATCAGCAGCAAACTCAAAGCGGCGGCTGAG GTGGGCATCGAGGCTTGGCACGTGAGGTTGCCCGACACGGTGACGCAGGACGAG TTGCTGCGAACCGTGGCGTCGGTCAACGCGGACCCGGCGGTGCACGGCCTGATCGTGCAGCTGCCCCTGGACTGCGTGGAGCCCGTGGACGTGGAGAAGGTGACGGACGCCGTCTCGCCGCTCAAAGACGTGGACGG CCTGACCTGCGTCAACGCCGGCAAGTTGTCTCGTGGGGATTTGAGCCGCTGCTTCGTCCCCTGCACGCCCAACGGATGCATGGAACTCATCGCGCGCACAG gcgtgagcgTGGCCGGGAAACACGCGGTGGTGATCGGTCGCAGCAAAATCGTGGGGGCGCCCATGCGTGACCTGCTCCTGTGGAATCACGCCACCGTCACCACCTGTCACTCCAAGACGCCGGACCTCCCCCGACAG GTGGGCATGGCCGACATCCTGGTGGTGGGGGCGGGGAGAGCCGAGATGGTGCGGGGCGATTGGCTGAAGGAGGGGAGCGTCGTCATCGATTGCGGGATCAATTACGTCCTGG ATGAGAGCAAGCCGAGCGGCAAGCGCGTGGTCGGCGACGTCCATTACGCCTCGGCCTATCAGAGGGCCGGATTCATCACGCCGGTTCCGGGAGGGGTGGGGCCAATGACGGTGGCCATGCTCATGCAG AACACGGTGCTGAGCGCTCGGCGCGAGCTGGCCGCTGGACGTTAG
- the zbtb25 gene encoding uncharacterized protein zbtb25 produces the protein MEAPSAPSAPSAHSAAASAVAGSATAGSAPSAAHSLLLLQQLNVQREFGFLCDCTVAIGNVYFKAHRAVLAAFSNYFKMIFIHQSSECIKIQPADIQPDVFSYLLHVMYTGACPRQPVEPARLEDGIKFLHAHQLCRKGVEGAPGGGPPAPNCGPDADAARASNLYGIQISSQLAGKEGGRPQPSPEGRRAPSPSPPDRAAIKQERPDERGPGSPPEDQAPAHVPRGHRCASPERLRRQLFGHALHPALFAECPPEREVGGSDDERPDAGRLEEALRQSRALAAQLAAELRRSREGGAAAAAPDPVAVPAAAAASGHSRKRKMACAVCGVRFSHKSQLQEHMYAHTAKPPRLHRHSQLFHSSAHFCPEGGGAPADDAFPDARDNGSSAYSLDSEISQESGDGGRGE, from the exons ATGGAGGCTCCTTCTGCACCTTCGGCTCCTTCGGCACATTCGGCGGCTGCGTCAGCGGTTGCGGGTTCGGCGACGGCCGGATCGGCTCCGTCCGCCGCCCACAGCCTGCTTCTGCTGCAGCAGCTGAACGTGCAGCGCGAGTTCGGCTTCCTGTGCGACTGCACGGTGGCCATCGGCAACGTTTACTTCAAAGCTCACCGGGCCGTCCTGGCCGCCTTCTCCAACTACTTCAAGATGATCTTCATCCACCAGAGCAG CGAGTGCATCAAGATCCAGCCGGCCGACATCCAGCCCGACGTCTTCAGCTACCTGCTGCACGTCATGTACACGGGGGCGTGTCCCAGGCAACCCGTGGAGCCCGCGCGCCTGGAGGACGGCATCAAGTTCCTGCACGCCCACCAGCTCTGTCGCAAGGGCGTGGAGGGAGCCCCCGGCGGTGGGCCGCCCGCCCCCAACTGCGGCCCGGACGCCGACGCCGCCCGCGCCTCCAACCTCTACGGCATCCAGATCTCGTCCCAGCTGGCCGGTAAGGAGGGGGGACGCCCGCAGCCGTCGCCGGAGGGCCGCCGCGCTCCTTCGCCTTCGCCGCCGGACCGCGCCGCCATCAAGCAGGAGCGTCCGGACGAGCGGGGTCCGGGCTCGCCGCCCGAGGACCAGGCTCCGGCGCACGTCCCGCGCGGACACCGCTGCGCTTCGCCCGAGCGGCTGCGCCGGCAACTCTTTGGCCACGCCCTCCACCCCGCCCTCTTTGCGGAGTGCCCGCCCGAGCGAGAGGTCGGCGGCTCGGACGACGAGCGCCCGGACGCCGGACGCCTGGAGGAGGCGCTGCGGCAGAGTCGGGCGCTGGCCGCCCAGCTGGCGGCCGAGCTCAGGAGGAGCCGCGAGGGCggggcggcagcggcggcgccGGACCCGGTGGCcgtgcccgccgccgccgccgcctccggccACTCCCGCAAGCGCAAGATGGCGTGCGCCGTGTGCGGCGTGCGCTTCTCGCACAAGAGTCAACTTCAGGAGCACATGTACGCGCACACCGCCAAGCCGCCCCGGCTGCACCGCCACAGCCAGCTCTTCCACAGCTCCGCCCACTTCTGCCCGGAAGGGGGCGGGGCACCGGCCGACGACGCCTTCCCGGACGCTCGCGACAACGGGAGCTCGGCCTACTCGCTCGACTCGGAAATTTCGCAGGAGAGCGGGGAcggggggcggggcgagtgA
- the cep43 gene encoding centrosomal protein 43, with amino-acid sequence MSATDDDTELRDLLIQNLENNGVLNKLKAEMRAAVFLALEEQDRLENKTPLVNDHLKKCLGSENGRLAAALILDFMRVFHLDFSLAVFQPEIDARPSDLDGRRALCAQLGLSETEINAESPVLLELVRKGRRRSDQASFSAPSQDDDLSVDRDSPPPAEPDRRSPASDEDSLFHDPLPSPQKTSGWPANLRRRPADSRSNAAPGGEEEEEDMGRSRSPPRSTWKGKASPEAELPGGAPPYLDDEDDADDADYYDDFNSHRSDRKSEASISEDIEEGSAEGAQRGHEDTLDVSVSQLSVSVDYMEEVA; translated from the exons ATGTCCGCTACAGACGATGACACCGAGCTCAGGGATCTCCTCATCCAGAACTTGGAGAACAACGGAGTTCTAAACAAGCTGAAG GCAGAAATGAGGGCAGCCGTCTTTCTGGCCTTGGAGGAGCAGGACCGACTGGAG AATAAGACGCCGCTCGTCAACGACCATCTCAAGAAATGCCTGGGCAGCGAAAATG GTCGTCTGGCGGCCGCTCTCATCCTGGACTTTATGCGCGTCTTCCACCTGGACTTCAGCCTGGCCGTGTTCCAGCCGGAGATCGACGCG CGCCCGAGCGATCTGGACGGCCGGCGAGCGCTGTGCGCCCAGCTGGGCCTTTCCGAGACGGAGATTAACGCGGAGTCGCCCGTGCTGCTGGAGTTGGTTCGAAAAGGACGGCGACGGTCCGACCAGGCGTCGTTCTCCGCGCCGTCGCAGGACGACGATCTCAGCGTCGACCgg GACTCGCCGCCCCCCGCGGAGCCGGACCGCCGCTCGCCCGCTTCGGACGAGGACTCCCTTTTCCACGACCCTCTGCCTTCGCCTCAAAAGACTTCTGGATG GCCGGCGAACCTCCGTCGCCGTCCGGCGGACTCGCGGTCCAACGCGGCGCCGgggggagaagaagaagaagaagacatgGGAAGAAGCCGCAGTCCTCCGA GGTCGACGTGGAAAGGGAAAGCGTCGCCAGAGGCGGAGCTCCCGGGCGGCGCCCCACCCTATCTAG acgacgaggacgacgcGGATGACGCGGACTACTACGACGACTTCAACAG CCACCGCTCGGACCGCAAGAGCGAGGCCAGCATCAGCGAGGACATCGAGGAGGGCTCGGCGGAGGGAGCCCAACGCGGCCACGAGGACACGTTGGACGTCAGCGTCTCGCAGCTCAGCGTCAGCGTGGACTACATGGAGGAAGTGGCCTGA
- the LOC144064484 gene encoding complement C1q tumor necrosis factor-related protein 3-like: MAFSVTVLLMACVVGGLRAQLFFTEESEQDVKVLMYQLSARLEKLEREAVEAAKEPVSFAVSLVNTTEWTHRGPFNTDTTLIFQKVITNVGNGYDANTGIFTAPVKGLYFILLNGNVGASGSLNAAVIKNGENMFALYDTRGTFGGVSNGMPLLLEAGDRLWVTLWANKSVFDQSRLTTFSGFLVKAV; this comes from the exons ATGGCGTTCTCCGTGACCGTTCTGTTGATGGCCTGCGTGGTGGGCGGCCTTCGGGCTCAACTGTTTTTCACCGAAGAGTCGGAGCAGGACGTGAAAGTGCTCATGTACCAGTTGTCGGCGCGCTTGGAGAAGCTGGAGAGGGAGGCCGTGGAAGCAG CCAAGGAGCCGGTGTCATTCGCCGTGTCGTTGGTCAACACCACCGAGTGGACCCACCGGGGTCCCTTCAACACGGACACCACCCTGATCTTCCAGAAAGTCATCACCAACGTGGGGAACGGCTACGACGCCAACACGG GTATCTTCACGGCCCCCGTCAAGGGTCTCTACTTCATCCTCCTCAACGGCAACGTGGGCGCCTCGGGGAGCCTGAACGCGGCGGTGATCAAGAACGGCGAGAACATGTTCGCCCTCTACGACACCCGGGGCACGTTCGGCGGCGTGAGCAACGGGATGCCGCTGCTCCTGGAGGCGGGAGACCGGCTGTGGGTCACGCTGTGGGCCAACAAGAGCGTCTTCGACCAGAGCCGCCTCACCACCTTCAGCGGCTTCCTGGTCAAAGCCGTGTGA
- the LOC144064482 gene encoding C-1-tetrahydrofolate synthase, cytoplasmic-like isoform X1, which produces MLTLGRHLTSGRGLGGRRAVATVVSGLQTSKMLRERLKREVEDLRAAKVVPGLMVLQVGNREDSNLYISSKLKAAAEVGIEAWHVRLPDTVTQDELLRTVASVNADPAVHGLIVQLPLDCVEPVDVEKVTDAVSPLKDVDGWVRRAECPARPRGPVRPLLSRLSRRRRSLTCVNAGKLSRGDLSRCFVPCTPNGCMELIARTGVSVAGKHAVVIGRSKIVGAPMRDLLLWNHATVTTCHSKTPDLPRQVGMADILVVGAGRAEMVRGDWLKEGSVVIDCGINYVLDESKPSGKRVVGDVHYASAYQRAGFITPVPGGVGPMTVAMLMQNTVLSARRELAAGR; this is translated from the exons ATGTTGACGCTGGGGCGCCACCTGACCTCTGGCCGTGGCCTGGGAGGGAGACGCGCCGTGGCCACCGTGGTCTCCGGGCTGCAGACTTCCAA GATGCTGAGAGAGCGGCTGAAGCGAGAGGTGGAGGACCTGAGGGCGGCCAAGGTGGTCCCCGGTCTGATGGTTTTGCAG GTGGGGAACCGGGAGGATTCCAACTTGTACATCAGCAGCAAACTCAAAGCGGCGGCTGAG GTGGGCATCGAGGCTTGGCACGTGAGGTTGCCCGACACGGTGACGCAGGACGAG TTGCTGCGAACCGTGGCGTCGGTCAACGCGGACCCGGCGGTGCACGGCCTGATCGTGCAGCTGCCCCTGGACTGCGTGGAGCCCGTGGACGTGGAGAAGGTGACGGACGCCGTCTCGCCGCTCAAAGACGTGGACGGGTGGGTACGGCGGGCCGAATGTCCCGCTCGGCCTCGGGGCCCCGTCCGTCCCCTTTTGAGCCGGCTCTCGCGCCGCCGACGTAGCCTGACCTGCGTCAACGCCGGCAAGTTGTCTCGTGGGGATTTGAGCCGCTGCTTCGTCCCCTGCACGCCCAACGGATGCATGGAACTCATCGCGCGCACAG gcgtgagcgTGGCCGGGAAACACGCGGTGGTGATCGGTCGCAGCAAAATCGTGGGGGCGCCCATGCGTGACCTGCTCCTGTGGAATCACGCCACCGTCACCACCTGTCACTCCAAGACGCCGGACCTCCCCCGACAG GTGGGCATGGCCGACATCCTGGTGGTGGGGGCGGGGAGAGCCGAGATGGTGCGGGGCGATTGGCTGAAGGAGGGGAGCGTCGTCATCGATTGCGGGATCAATTACGTCCTGG ATGAGAGCAAGCCGAGCGGCAAGCGCGTGGTCGGCGACGTCCATTACGCCTCGGCCTATCAGAGGGCCGGATTCATCACGCCGGTTCCGGGAGGGGTGGGGCCAATGACGGTGGCCATGCTCATGCAG AACACGGTGCTGAGCGCTCGGCGCGAGCTGGCCGCTGGACGTTAG
- the zbtb1 gene encoding zinc finger and BTB domain-containing protein 1, producing MAQTAMARHSDHVLRQLNDQREWGFLCDCLIAIGDIYFRAHKAVLAACSSYFRMMFIRQRQGQGAARLDLSDMRISAECFDLILQLMYLGRVAAGAFDFHDLRASMVYLQMYFIPDSPDDLRDPGPGPGSGPDSGPGPAPSSSERPAPTGAGKMLFGVRMYERQRPDADHRGGSAGYLGGDAESGAALLGAGLPSADAAERGRNPGRRGGGGRSSAQRERPRFGRTFTCDDCGFVFSCEKLLIEHVLTCTNRKRYAAAAAAAARGGPDDSAGAESSTSEDAGPSVKREAEGGGPAGVSGEGRPSVARESRASPHFFKVKLESVDGDPCEVCGAPLSEDERSAHYLSRHLGHVCACGRCGRVLVKGRQLQEHAQRCGEEEEEEEEEEEEEEEEEEATASTAAAAAACPRCGLPFPSESLALEHGLTCGGGGRAGPDHRRKHFCGVCGKGFYQRCHLREHYTVHTKEKQFTCATCGKRFLRERQLRLHTDMHRGAARYVCPVCEQGAFLKHDHLRHMISHLAAGETICQVCFRIFPGGRQLEEHMDVHLYVCAVCGDKFRLRKDMRAHHNLEHGKRL from the exons ATGGCGCAGACGGCGATGGCCCGCCACAGCGATCACGTCCTGCGGCAGCTGAACGACCAGCGCGAGTGGGGCTTCCTCTGCGACTGCCTGATCGCCATCGGCGACATTTACTTCCGGGCGCACAAGGCGGTGCTGGCGGCCTGCAGCTCCTACTTCCGCATGATGTTCATCCGCCAGCGGCAGGGCCAGGGAGCGGCGCGCCTGGACCTCAGCGACATGCGCATCAGCGCCGAGTGCTTCGACCTGATCCTGCAGCTCATGTACCTGGGCCGCGTGGCGGCGGGCGCCTTCGACTTCCACGACCTGCGGGCGTCCATGGTCTACCTGCAGATGTACTTCATCCCCGACTCGCCGGACGACCTGCGCGACCCGGGCCCCGGCCCGGGCTCCGGCCCCGACTCCGGCCCGGGCCCCGCACCGTCCTCGTCCGAGCGCCCCGCGCCGACCGGCGCCGGCAAGATGCTCTTCGGCGTGCGCATGTACGAGCGGCAGAGGCCGGACGCCGACCACCGGGGCGGCTCTGCCGG GTACCTTGGCGGCGACGCCGAGTCCGGCGCGGCCCTCCTCGGGGCGGGGCTCCCGAGCGCCGACGCGGCGGAGCGTGGCCGCAACCCCGGGAGGCGCGGCGGAGGAGGGCGGAGCTCGGCCCAGAGGGAACGCCCCCGTTTCGGCCGCACCTTCACGTGCGACGACTGCGGCTTCGTCTTCAGCTGCGAGAAGCTCCTGATCGAGCACGTGCTCACCTGCACCAACCGCAAGAGgtacgcggcggcggcggcggccgccgctCGTGGCGGCCCGGACGACTCGGCCGGAGCCGAGAGCTCGACCTCGGAGGACGCCGGTCCCTCCGTCAAgagggaggcggagggggggggccCGGCCGGCGTCTCCGGCGAGGGTCGCCCGAGCGTGGCTCGGGAGAGCCGGGCCTCGCCCCATTTCTTCAAGGTGAAGTTAGAGAGCGTGGACGGCGACCCGTGCGAGGTGTGCGGGGCGCCGCTGAGCGAGGACGAGCGCTCGGCGCACTACCTGTCGCGCCACCTGGGCCACGTCTGCGCCTGCGGCCGCTGCGGCCGCGTGCTGGTCAAGGGGCGGCAGCTGCAGGAGCACGCCCAGCGCTGcggcgaggaggaggaagaggaggaggaggaagaagaggaagaagaagaggaggaggaggcgacggcgtcaacggcggcggcggcggcggcctgcCCCCGCTGCGGCCTCCCCTTCCCTAGCGAGAGCCTGGCACTGGAGCACGGTCTGACCTGCGGTGGCGGAGGGCGGGCGGGACCCGACCACCGGCGCAAGCACTTTTGCGGCGTCTGCGGCAAAGGCTTCTACCAGCGCTGCCACCTGCGCGAGCACTACACGGTGCACACCAAGGAGAAGCAGTTCACCTGCGCCACCTGCGGCAAGCGCTTCCTGCGCGAGCGCCAGCTGCGGCTGCACACGGACATGCACCGCGGCGCGGCGCGCTACGTCTGCCCCGTGTGCGAGCAGGGCGCCTTCCTCAAGCACGACCACCTGCGCCACATGATCTCGCACCTGGCGGCCGGCGAGACCATCTGCCAGGTGTGCTTCCGCATCTTCCCGGGCGGCCGGCAGCTGGAGGAGCACATGGACGTCCACCTCTACGTCTGCGCCGTCTGCGGCGACAAGTTCCGTCTGCGCAAGGACATGCGCGCGCACCACAACCTGGAGCACGGCAAGAGGCTCTAG